The window GTATCCTGCTGGCACACCGCTACTGGGATACCCCGGAGGATAAGGAGAGGTGTGATCATTGGCAGGATCTgcgtagtcctggttcaggtcaGTTAAGCCTTGTCTATACCTCCCAAATGCAAAATAAGACAAGAGCCCCTGTGAAGATATTTGGACAGTGGATTATCACACTGTCATTAAGAAAAGATTTTGCTGTTAGAAGTGGATCTTACCCATGAAATGATTGAGAAGAATGAGAAGGCAATGACAGCCCGTGCAGCATCATTTGGGATCTCAAGTTGGTTAGGATCAACATTTGTTTGGTGCCATTGATTGGTCAGTAGACAGAAGCAGACAAACCACAGGAATGTCCAAGAAGCTTGTGAACAACAACAGCAGATAAGTACAGAGCACACGTCTGGATTACATATTTAAAGGCTACCTTACCTGAAAACACCAAATCCCCTATGACAATGTATCGTCTGTCCTTAGCATTGCTGATTTGTGGGAAGTAAACATCCAGCAGGAAGAAAATGACACAAGCCACGAAGGCCAGGACCCCAATTCCCACTCCGTAGCTGCAGGCAGAGTCATTATTGTTGTACATGCATTTGGTGGCAGCCGAAGTTTTAA of the Periophthalmus magnuspinnatus isolate fPerMag1 chromosome 8, fPerMag1.2.pri, whole genome shotgun sequence genome contains:
- the syngr2a gene encoding synaptogyrin-2a produces the protein MQNTAYGASFAGGAFDFASFFKQPQTILRILSWIFSIVVFATITAEGYINVKTSAATKCMYNNNDSACSYGVGIGVLAFVACVIFFLLDVYFPQISNAKDRRYIVIGDLVFSASWTFLWFVCFCLLTNQWHQTNVDPNQLEIPNDAARAVIAFSFFSIISWGLLSYFAFGRYRQGLTDLNQDYADPANDHTSPYPPGYPSSGVPAGYQQSPFSSQGPGAGEYQPPTF